In a genomic window of Streptococcus mitis NCTC 12261:
- a CDS encoding amino acid ABC transporter ATP-binding protein: MALVEFEHVEKYYGDYHALRDINLRFEKGQVVVLLGPSGSGKSTLIRTINGLEAVDKGSLLVNGHQVAGASQKDLVPLRKEVGMVFQHFNLYPHRTVLENITLAPIKVLGIDKIEAEKTAQKYLEFVNMWDKKDSYPAMLSGGQKQRIAIARGLAMHPELLLFDEPTSALDPETIGDVLAVMQKLAHDGMNMIVVTHEMGFAREVADRIIFMADGEVLVDTTDVDDFFDNPSEPRAQQFLSKIINHESDKVK, from the coding sequence ATGGCTTTAGTAGAATTTGAACACGTCGAAAAATATTACGGAGACTACCACGCACTCCGCGACATCAATCTCCGTTTTGAAAAAGGGCAAGTCGTTGTCCTCCTAGGCCCTTCTGGTTCTGGAAAATCCACTCTTATCCGCACCATCAATGGTTTGGAGGCTGTTGATAAAGGAAGCCTTCTAGTAAATGGTCACCAAGTTGCTGGTGCCAGCCAGAAAGATTTAGTACCGCTTCGCAAGGAAGTCGGTATGGTTTTCCAGCATTTCAACCTCTATCCACACAGAACGGTGTTAGAAAATATAACACTAGCTCCCATAAAAGTTCTAGGAATTGATAAAATAGAAGCTGAAAAAACAGCCCAAAAATATCTGGAATTTGTAAATATGTGGGACAAGAAAGATTCTTATCCAGCCATGCTATCTGGTGGACAAAAACAACGGATTGCCATCGCACGTGGACTCGCTATGCATCCTGAACTCCTCCTCTTTGATGAGCCAACATCTGCTCTTGACCCTGAAACCATCGGCGATGTTCTGGCAGTTATGCAAAAATTAGCCCACGATGGTATGAATATGATTGTCGTGACCCATGAAATGGGCTTCGCCCGTGAAGTTGCGGACCGCATCATCTTTATGGCTGATGGAGAGGTTTTGGTGGATACGACAGATGTTGATGACTTTTTCGACAATCCAAGTGAACCTCGTGCCCAACAATTCCTCAGCAAAATCATCAACCACGAAAGTGACAAAGTCAAATAA
- a CDS encoding ribonuclease J — protein sequence MSNISLTTLGGVRENGKNMYIAEIDGSIFVLDAGLKYPENEQLGVDVVIPNMDYLFENSDRIAGVFLTHGHADAIGALPYLLAEAKVPVFGSELTIELAKLFVKGNDTVKKFNDFHVIDEDTEIDFGGTVVSFFRTTHSIPESLGVVLKTAEGSIVYTGDFKFDQTASESYATDFARLAEIGRDGVLALLSDSANADSNIQVASESEVGDEITQTISDWDGRIIVAAVASNLSRIQQVFDAADATGRRVVLTGFDIENIVRTAIRLKKLSLANESLLIKPKDMSRFEDHELIILETGRMGEPINGLRKMSIGRHRYVEIKDGDLVYIVTTPSIAKEAVMARVENMIYQAGGVVKLITQSLRVSGHGNARDLQLMINLLQPKYLFPIQGEYRELDAHAKAAMAVGMLPERIFIPKKGTSMAYENGDFVPAGAVSAGDVLIDGNAIGDVGNVVLRDRKVLSEDGIFIVAITVNRREKKIVAKARVHTRGFVYLKKSRDILRESSELINQTVEDYLQGDDFDWADLKGKVRDNLTKYLFDQTKRRPAILPVVMEAK from the coding sequence ATGAGTAATATCAGTTTAACAACACTTGGTGGTGTACGTGAAAATGGGAAAAATATGTATATCGCTGAAATCGATGGGTCTATTTTCGTTTTGGATGCAGGTCTAAAATACCCTGAAAATGAACAACTAGGGGTGGACGTAGTCATTCCTAATATGGACTACCTTTTTGAAAATAGCGACCGTATTGCTGGGGTTTTCTTGACCCACGGGCATGCGGATGCCATTGGTGCTCTGCCTTATCTCTTAGCTGAAGCCAAGGTACCTGTATTTGGCTCTGAGTTAACCATTGAGTTGGCCAAACTTTTTGTCAAAGGAAATGACACAGTTAAGAAATTCAATGATTTCCATGTCATTGATGAGGATACGGAGATAGATTTTGGAGGGACTGTGGTGTCCTTCTTCCGTACGACCCACTCTATCCCAGAAAGTTTGGGTGTTGTCTTGAAGACAGCTGAAGGTAGTATCGTTTATACAGGTGACTTCAAATTTGACCAGACAGCTAGTGAATCTTATGCCACAGACTTCGCTCGTTTGGCAGAAATCGGTCGTGATGGAGTTCTAGCTCTTCTTAGCGATTCAGCCAATGCGGACAGTAATATCCAAGTGGCTAGCGAAAGTGAAGTTGGGGACGAGATTACTCAAACCATTTCGGACTGGGATGGTCGTATCATTGTTGCAGCAGTAGCTAGCAACCTCTCTCGTATCCAGCAGGTGTTTGATGCTGCGGATGCAACAGGCCGTCGTGTGGTCTTGACAGGATTTGATATTGAAAATATCGTCCGTACTGCTATTCGCCTCAAGAAATTGTCTCTAGCTAACGAAAGTCTTTTGATTAAACCAAAAGATATGTCTCGCTTTGAAGACCATGAGTTGATTATTCTTGAGACAGGTCGTATGGGTGAGCCTATCAACGGTCTTCGCAAAATGTCGATTGGTCGCCACCGTTATGTGGAAATCAAGGACGGTGACTTGGTCTATATCGTAACCACTCCGTCTATCGCTAAAGAAGCAGTTATGGCGCGTGTGGAAAACATGATTTATCAAGCTGGCGGGGTTGTTAAACTGATCACCCAAAGTTTGCGTGTGTCAGGTCACGGAAATGCGCGTGACTTGCAGTTGATGATCAACCTCTTGCAACCCAAGTATCTCTTCCCAATTCAAGGGGAATATCGTGAGTTAGATGCTCATGCTAAGGCTGCTATGGCAGTTGGAATGTTGCCAGAACGCATTTTTATCCCTAAAAAGGGAACCAGCATGGCTTATGAGAATGGAGACTTTGTCCCAGCTGGAGCGGTTTCGGCAGGGGATGTCTTGATTGACGGGAATGCTATTGGTGATGTTGGTAATGTGGTTCTTCGTGACCGTAAGGTCTTGTCAGAAGATGGAATTTTCATCGTCGCAATCACCGTTAACCGTCGTGAGAAGAAAATTGTGGCCAAGGCTCGTGTTCACACGCGTGGATTTGTTTATCTCAAGAAGAGCCGTGATATTCTCCGTGAAAGTTCAGAATTGATTAATCAGACGGTAGAAGACTATCTTCAAGGAGATGACTTTGACTGGGCAGATCTTAAAGGGAAGGTTCGTGATAATCTGACCAAGTATCTCTTTGACCAGACTAAGCGTCGTCCAGCTATTTTACCAGTAGTCATGGAAGCAAAATAA
- a CDS encoding ferredoxin reductase family protein, whose amino-acid sequence MKSIKGLLFIIASFILTILTWMNTSPQFMIPGLALTSLSLTFILATRLPLIENWFHGLEKVYTVHKFTAFLSIILLIFHNFSMGGLWGSRLATQFGNLAIYIFVSIILVAYLGKYIQYEAWRWIHRLVYLAYIFGLLHVYMMMGNRLLTFNLLSFLVGSYALLGLLAGFYIIFLYQKIGFPYLGKITNLKHLNHDTREIQIHLSRPFNYQSGQFAFLKIFQEGFESAPHPFSISGGHGQTLYFTVKNSGDHTKNIYDNLQVGSKVSVDRAYGHMIIKEGRENQVWIAGGIGITPFISYIREHPILDKQVHFYYSFHGEENAVYLDLLRDYAQKNPNFELHLVDSRKDGYLNFDQEKVPDHASVYMCGPLSMMKSLAKQIKKESPKTELIYEGFKFK is encoded by the coding sequence ATGAAATCAATCAAAGGACTACTCTTTATCATAGCTAGTTTTATCTTGACTATTTTGACTTGGATGAACACTTCTCCCCAATTCATGATTCCAGGACTAGCTTTAACAAGCCTATCTCTGACCTTTATCCTCGCCACTCGTCTCCCTCTAATAGAAAACTGGTTTCACGGTTTGGAGAAGGTCTACACCGTCCACAAATTCACAGCCTTTCTCTCCATCATCCTACTCATCTTTCATAACTTTAGTATGGGCGGTTTGTGGGGCTCTCGATTAGCTACTCAGTTTGGAAATCTTGCCATCTATATCTTTGTCAGTATCATCCTTGTCGCCTATTTAGGCAAATACATCCAATACGAAGCTTGGCGATGGATTCACCGTCTAGTTTACCTAGCTTATATTTTCGGACTCCTTCACGTCTACATGATGATGGGCAATCGTCTCCTTACATTTAATCTTCTAAGTTTTCTTGTTGGTAGCTATGCCCTTTTAGGCTTACTAGCTGGTTTTTATATCATTTTTCTATATCAAAAGATTGGCTTCCCCTATCTAGGGAAAATTACCAATCTCAAACACTTAAATCATGATACTAGAGAAATTCAAATCCATCTTAGCAGACCTTTCAACTATCAATCAGGACAATTTGCCTTTCTAAAGATTTTCCAAGAAGGCTTTGAAAGCGCTCCGCATCCCTTTTCTATCTCAGGAGGTCATGGTCAAACTCTTTACTTTACTGTTAAAAATTCAGGCGACCATACCAAGAATATCTATGACAATCTTCAAGTCGGCAGCAAAGTAAGCGTAGACAGAGCTTACGGACACATGATCATAAAAGAAGGACGAGAAAATCAGGTTTGGATTGCTGGAGGTATTGGAATCACCCCCTTCATCTCTTACATCCGTGAACATCCTATTTTAGATAAACAGGTTCACTTCTACTATAGCTTCCATGGAGAGGAAAATGCAGTCTACCTAGATTTGCTCCGTGACTATGCTCAGAAAAATCCTAATTTTGAACTCCATCTAGTAGACAGTAGGAAAGACGGCTATCTTAATTTTGATCAAGAAAAAGTGCCCGATCATGCAAGCGTCTATATGTGTGGTCCTCTTTCTATGATGAAGTCACTTGCCAAACAGATTAAGAAAGAAAGTCCAAAAACAGAGCTTATTTACGAAGGATTCAAGTTCAAATAA
- a CDS encoding GNAT family N-acetyltransferase: MIQARNKLSQEEISEAKKLINCCQNYDGTYRDPYLSNMLNFDPNMPAFFLYYEKGELVGLLTVYADDQDVEVTILVHPAHRRQGIARALLTSFEKETASFPIRSVTFQTERVFLDRHPDFVSNWELVEDEETETWLGKDRKPYPLATVSNLEVLLADSSYQDQISQLKFQAFSEEHESREIVDRYVAEALKDPESRLYILLKDGQVIGTCTVDLSTNTNYFYGLAISEPERGKGYGSYLAKSLVNQLIEQNDKEFQIAVEDSNVGAKRLYEKIGFVKQTQVVYLNEKGARDSEV, from the coding sequence ATGATTCAAGCAAGAAACAAGTTAAGCCAAGAGGAGATATCTGAGGCGAAAAAACTAATTAACTGTTGCCAAAACTATGACGGTACCTATCGTGATCCCTATCTATCTAACATGCTTAATTTTGACCCAAACATGCCCGCCTTTTTCCTTTATTATGAAAAAGGCGAACTTGTTGGTTTATTAACTGTCTATGCAGATGATCAAGATGTGGAAGTGACGATACTGGTTCATCCAGCTCATCGCCGTCAGGGGATTGCGCGTGCATTACTTACTAGTTTTGAGAAAGAAACGGCTTCTTTCCCTATTCGTTCAGTTACTTTTCAGACAGAGCGTGTTTTTCTAGACCGCCATCCTGATTTTGTTAGCAACTGGGAATTGGTAGAGGATGAAGAGACAGAAACTTGGTTAGGTAAGGATAGAAAACCTTATCCGTTAGCAACTGTTTCCAATCTTGAAGTTTTGTTAGCAGATAGTTCGTATCAGGATCAAATTAGTCAGTTAAAATTTCAGGCATTTTCAGAGGAACATGAGTCTAGAGAGATTGTGGATAGATATGTCGCTGAAGCTCTGAAGGATCCAGAAAGTCGCTTATATATTTTGTTAAAAGACGGTCAGGTTATTGGAACTTGCACGGTAGATTTATCGACTAATACGAATTACTTCTACGGGTTAGCAATATCTGAACCTGAACGTGGGAAAGGCTATGGAAGCTACTTAGCAAAATCCCTTGTCAACCAACTAATTGAGCAAAATGACAAGGAATTTCAGATTGCAGTAGAGGACAGCAATGTAGGTGCCAAGCGCTTGTATGAAAAAATTGGCTTTGTCAAACAGACCCAGGTGGTTTATCTGAATGAGAAAGGAGCAAGGGATTCCGAAGTGTAG
- a CDS encoding transporter substrate-binding domain-containing protein, giving the protein MKKKFFLSALLISLLGLAAAKPVQADTSVADIQKRGELVVGVKQDVPNFGYKDPKTGTYSGIETDLAKMVADELKVKVRYVPVTAQTRGPLLDNEQVDMDIATFTITDERKKLYNFTSPYYTDASGFLVNKSAKIKSIEDLNGKTIGVAQGSITQRLITELGKKKGLKFKFVELGSYPELITSLHAHRIDAFSVDRSILSGYISKRTVLLDDSFKPSDYGIVTKKSNTELNDYLDNLVTKWSKDGSLQKLYDRYKLKPSSHTAD; this is encoded by the coding sequence ATGAAAAAGAAATTCTTTTTATCCGCATTATTGATTAGCCTTTTGGGCCTTGCTGCTGCAAAACCAGTTCAGGCTGATACCAGTGTCGCAGACATTCAAAAGAGAGGCGAGCTGGTTGTCGGTGTAAAACAAGACGTTCCCAATTTCGGCTACAAGGATCCTAAGACAGGGACCTATTCTGGTATCGAAACAGACTTGGCCAAGATGGTAGCAGATGAACTCAAGGTCAAGGTTCGCTATGTGCCTGTTACCGCACAAACTCGTGGACCACTTCTAGACAATGAACAGGTCGATATGGATATCGCAACCTTTACCATCACAGACGAACGCAAAAAACTCTACAACTTTACCAGTCCCTACTACACGGACGCATCTGGCTTTTTGGTCAATAAATCTGCCAAAATCAAAAGCATTGAGGACCTAAACGGAAAAACCATCGGTGTTGCCCAAGGTTCCATCACCCAACGCCTGATTACTGAACTGGGTAAAAAGAAAGGCCTGAAGTTTAAATTCGTCGAACTTGGTTCCTACCCAGAATTGATCACTTCCCTACACGCTCACCGTATTGATGCCTTTTCCGTTGACCGCTCGATTTTGTCTGGCTACATCAGCAAACGCACAGTACTACTAGATGATAGTTTCAAGCCATCTGACTACGGTATCGTTACCAAGAAATCAAATACCGAACTCAACGACTATCTCGATAACTTGGTTACTAAATGGAGCAAGGATGGCAGTTTGCAGAAACTCTATGACCGTTACAAGCTCAAACCATCTAGTCATACCGCAGATTAA
- a CDS encoding Mini-ribonuclease 3: MIDVNLINGIALAFEGDAVYSMYIRRHLILKGMTKPNKLHQEATKYVSAKAQARLISLMLEEQVLTEKEEEIYKRGRNTNSHTKAKNADVVTYRMSTGFEAVMGYLHMTENLERLESLISWCIQKVEG; encoded by the coding sequence GTGATTGATGTCAATCTCATTAACGGGATTGCGTTAGCTTTTGAGGGGGACGCGGTGTATTCTATGTATATTCGCCGTCACCTCATCCTCAAAGGTATGACCAAGCCCAATAAACTCCACCAAGAAGCGACCAAGTATGTCTCAGCCAAGGCTCAGGCTCGCCTGATTTCCCTTATGTTAGAGGAGCAAGTCCTGACGGAAAAAGAAGAAGAAATCTATAAACGTGGTCGCAATACCAATAGTCACACCAAGGCTAAAAATGCTGATGTGGTAACTTACCGTATGTCCACAGGTTTTGAAGCAGTCATGGGCTATCTCCATATGACTGAAAATCTGGAACGTCTTGAGAGCTTGATTTCGTGGTGCATCCAAAAAGTGGAGGGCTAG
- a CDS encoding helix-turn-helix domain-containing protein, with amino-acid sequence MIAKELQDWFPEAQISDQPVEKEGYLTLPLASQQWILLEEAGLSEREKQLVALLTQQEQARSLNPWYSYLIEGKGQAPQAFKKIQLVYCHLSYFQQENLASWLDMMRTLFPNCQTVLQVGAQDYVFVLQQDKYTSVRAILSDTIEAVEYDFGLRLSIMLGQVWSQTGHQALSDLIKAERDLFKTWWRQGHQGVHTFSQLYLWSMGERIVDLRVIKECLHQMILDQDQIQEIILSLWENSAVLTKTAQQLYLHRNSLQYKIDKWEELTGLQLKELTDLTLCYQLILPDIL; translated from the coding sequence ATGATAGCAAAAGAACTACAAGACTGGTTTCCTGAAGCTCAGATTTCAGACCAACCAGTAGAGAAAGAGGGCTATCTCACTCTCCCTTTAGCTTCTCAGCAGTGGATTTTGCTGGAGGAAGCTGGGCTCAGCGAGCGTGAAAAGCAGTTGGTTGCCCTTTTGACCCAGCAGGAGCAGGCTCGTTCGCTCAATCCTTGGTATTCTTATCTGATTGAGGGTAAGGGACAGGCACCACAAGCTTTTAAAAAGATTCAGCTGGTTTACTGTCATCTTTCCTATTTTCAGCAGGAAAATCTAGCTTCTTGGCTGGATATGATGCGGACCCTTTTTCCTAACTGTCAGACGGTGCTTCAGGTTGGGGCTCAGGATTATGTTTTCGTACTTCAACAAGATAAATACACCTCTGTACGAGCTATTTTAAGTGATACGATTGAAGCGGTTGAGTATGACTTTGGACTTCGTCTGTCAATCATGTTGGGCCAGGTTTGGTCTCAGACAGGCCATCAAGCCCTATCAGACTTGATTAAAGCAGAGCGCGATTTGTTTAAGACTTGGTGGCGTCAGGGTCACCAAGGTGTTCACACCTTTTCACAACTCTATCTTTGGAGTATGGGGGAAAGAATTGTGGACCTGAGAGTCATTAAAGAATGTCTACACCAGATGATTTTGGATCAAGACCAGATTCAGGAAATCATTCTCTCTCTTTGGGAAAATAGTGCTGTTCTCACTAAAACAGCCCAGCAACTCTATCTGCACCGCAATTCTCTCCAATACAAGATTGATAAATGGGAAGAGTTGACAGGGCTTCAGTTGAAAGAATTGACTGACTTGACCCTGTGTTATCAATTGATTTTACCAGATATTCTCTAA
- a CDS encoding amino acid ABC transporter permease, whose product MESILEVLTPDNLVFIFKGFCLTLYISLIAIVLSTLIGTVLAVMRNGKNPILRIISSIYIEFVRNVPNLLWIFTIFLVFKMKSTPAGITAFTLFTSAALAEIIRGGLNAVDKGQYEAGMSQGFTSAQILYHIILPQAIRKMLPAIISQFVTVIKDTSLLYSVIALQELFGASQILMGRYFEPEQVFSLYILIALIYFSFNLAISSLSHMLAKRWQQAAE is encoded by the coding sequence ATGGAATCCATTTTAGAAGTTTTGACCCCAGATAACCTAGTCTTTATCTTTAAAGGATTTTGCTTGACCCTCTACATTTCTCTGATTGCCATCGTCCTCTCTACCCTTATCGGTACGGTGCTAGCTGTCATGAGAAATGGCAAAAATCCTATCTTGCGCATCATCTCCAGCATTTACATCGAGTTTGTGCGTAACGTTCCCAACCTCCTCTGGATTTTCACTATCTTTTTAGTGTTCAAGATGAAATCCACACCAGCAGGAATCACTGCCTTTACCCTCTTTACATCAGCGGCCCTAGCTGAGATTATCCGAGGCGGTCTCAATGCCGTAGACAAGGGGCAGTACGAAGCAGGAATGTCGCAAGGATTTACCTCAGCCCAAATCCTCTACCACATCATTCTCCCACAAGCCATTCGTAAAATGCTGCCAGCCATCATTTCTCAGTTTGTAACCGTGATTAAGGATACCAGCCTCCTCTACTCTGTTATCGCCCTACAAGAACTCTTTGGAGCTAGCCAAATTCTCATGGGCCGTTATTTCGAACCAGAGCAAGTCTTCAGTCTGTATATCCTGATTGCCCTCATCTACTTCAGCTTTAACCTAGCAATTTCGAGCCTATCTCATATGCTGGCCAAACGTTGGCAACAAGCTGCAGAATAA
- the cysS gene encoding cysteine--tRNA ligase, which yields MIKIYDTMSRDLREFVPIEDGKVKMYVCGPTVYNYIHVGNARSTVAFDTIRRYFEYRGYEVAYISNFTDVDDKIINRAKEEGITPQEVADKYIAAFREDVTALGVKPATRHPRVVEFMADIIRFVEDLIEKGFAYESQGDVYFRVEKSHNYAKLANKTLEDLELGASGRTDEETARKENPVDFALWKSAKSGEISWDSPWGPGRPGWHIECSVMSTEILGDTIDIHGGGADLEFPHHTNEIAQSEAKTGKTFANYWMHNGFVNIDNVKMSKSLGNFITVHDALKNLDGQVLRFFFATQHYRKPINFTEKAVRDAETNLKYLKNTYEQPFTGTVNAQELQAFKDKFVAAMDEDFNAANGITVVFEMAKWINSGNYDASVKEALAAMLEVFGIVFVEEVLDAEIEDLIQKRQEARANRDFATADHIRDQLAAQGIKLLDTKDGVRWTRD from the coding sequence ATGATTAAAATCTATGACACTATGTCTCGTGATTTGCGAGAATTTGTCCCGATTGAGGACGGCAAGGTCAAGATGTATGTTTGTGGGCCAACCGTGTATAACTATATCCACGTAGGGAATGCCCGTTCGACGGTAGCTTTTGATACGATTCGACGTTACTTTGAGTATCGTGGGTACGAAGTTGCCTATATTTCTAATTTCACGGATGTGGATGATAAGATTATCAACCGTGCCAAGGAAGAAGGCATCACGCCTCAGGAGGTTGCGGACAAGTACATCGCTGCCTTTCGTGAGGATGTGACAGCCTTGGGCGTCAAACCTGCGACCCGCCATCCGCGTGTGGTGGAGTTTATGGCTGACATCATCCGCTTTGTGGAAGATTTGATTGAAAAAGGCTTTGCCTACGAGAGTCAAGGAGATGTCTATTTCCGTGTGGAAAAATCTCACAACTATGCCAAATTGGCTAATAAAACCTTGGAAGATTTGGAGCTGGGTGCTTCAGGTCGTACCGATGAAGAAACAGCTCGTAAGGAAAATCCTGTAGACTTTGCCCTCTGGAAATCTGCCAAATCAGGCGAGATTTCTTGGGACAGTCCTTGGGGACCTGGTCGTCCGGGCTGGCACATCGAGTGTTCAGTCATGTCGACAGAGATTTTGGGCGACACCATTGATATTCACGGTGGTGGAGCTGACCTAGAGTTTCCTCACCATACCAATGAAATTGCCCAGTCAGAAGCCAAAACAGGCAAGACCTTTGCCAACTATTGGATGCACAATGGCTTTGTCAATATCGACAATGTCAAGATGTCCAAATCCTTGGGCAACTTTATCACAGTGCACGATGCCCTCAAAAACCTTGATGGCCAAGTACTTCGTTTCTTCTTTGCGACACAACATTACCGTAAGCCTATCAACTTTACGGAAAAGGCAGTGCGAGACGCTGAGACCAATCTCAAGTATTTGAAAAACACCTATGAGCAACCATTTACTGGAACTGTAAATGCTCAAGAGTTGCAAGCTTTTAAAGATAAGTTTGTAGCAGCAATGGATGAAGATTTTAACGCGGCAAATGGAATCACAGTAGTCTTTGAAATGGCCAAGTGGATCAATTCTGGCAACTATGATGCAAGTGTTAAGGAAGCTCTTGCAGCCATGTTAGAAGTCTTTGGGATTGTCTTTGTTGAGGAAGTTTTGGATGCAGAGATTGAAGACTTGATCCAAAAACGCCAAGAAGCGCGTGCCAATCGTGACTTTGCGACAGCGGACCATATCCGTGACCAATTGGCTGCTCAAGGGATTAAGCTCCTAGACACCAAAGATGGAGTGAGGTGGACACGTGATTGA
- a CDS encoding ABC transporter ATP-binding protein, whose product MVELNLKNIYKKYPNSEHYSVEDFNLDIKDKEFIVFVGPSGCGKSTTLRMIAGLEDITEGTASIDGVVVNDVAPKDRDIAMVFQNYALYPHMTVYDNMAFGLKLRKYSKEDIDKRVQEAAAILGLKEFLDRKPADLSGGQRQRVAMGRAIVRDAKVFLMDEPLSNLDAKLRVSMRAEIAKIHRRIGATTIYVTHDQTEAMTLADRIVIMSATKNPAGTGTIGRVEQIGTPQEVYKNPVNKFVAGFIGSPAMNFINVKLVGSEIVSDGFRLKVPEGALKVLRDKGYEGKELIFGIRPEDVNAEPAFLETFPESVVKATISVSELLGSESHLYCQVGKDEFVAKVDARDYLQTGATVELGFDLNKAHFFDVETEKTVY is encoded by the coding sequence ATGGTAGAATTGAATCTTAAAAACATTTACAAAAAATATCCAAACAGCGAACACTATTCAGTTGAAGACTTCAACTTGGACATCAAAGACAAAGAATTTATCGTTTTCGTAGGTCCTTCAGGATGTGGTAAATCAACAACTCTTCGTATGATTGCTGGTCTTGAAGACATCACAGAAGGTACTGCATCTATCGATGGCGTGGTTGTCAACGACGTAGCTCCAAAAGACCGTGACATCGCCATGGTATTCCAAAACTACGCTCTTTACCCACACATGACTGTTTATGACAACATGGCTTTCGGTTTAAAATTGCGTAAATACAGCAAGGAAGACATCGATAAACGTGTGCAAGAAGCAGCTGCAATCCTCGGTTTGAAAGAATTCTTGGATCGTAAACCAGCTGACCTTTCAGGTGGTCAACGTCAACGTGTTGCCATGGGTCGTGCCATCGTCCGTGATGCAAAAGTATTCTTGATGGACGAACCTTTGTCAAACTTGGATGCAAAACTTCGTGTATCTATGCGTGCTGAAATCGCTAAAATCCACCGTCGTATCGGAGCTACAACTATCTACGTAACTCACGACCAAACAGAAGCGATGACACTTGCAGACCGTATCGTTATCATGTCAGCAACTAAAAACCCTGCTGGTACAGGTACTATCGGACGTGTAGAACAAATCGGTACACCTCAAGAAGTTTACAAAAACCCAGTTAACAAATTCGTAGCAGGATTCATCGGAAGCCCAGCTATGAACTTCATCAACGTGAAATTGGTTGGTAGCGAAATTGTTTCTGACGGTTTCCGTTTGAAAGTTCCAGAAGGAGCATTGAAAGTTCTTCGTGACAAAGGCTACGAAGGTAAAGAATTGATCTTCGGTATCCGTCCAGAAGACGTGAATGCAGAACCTGCTTTCCTTGAAACATTCCCAGAATCAGTTGTCAAAGCTACTATCTCTGTATCAGAATTGCTTGGTTCAGAATCTCACCTTTACTGCCAAGTTGGTAAAGATGAATTTGTTGCCAAAGTTGATGCTCGTGACTACTTGCAAACAGGTGCAACAGTTGAACTTGGATTTGACTTGAACAAAGCACACTTCTTCGACGTAGAAACTGAAAAAACAGTCTACTAA
- a CDS encoding amino acid ABC transporter permease has protein sequence MTDLSSWTAYFQDFGQFFNGFLFTLALAIGSFILAMVLGIFFGAMSTSKRPILRILARIFVEFYQNTPLLVQFVIVFYGLPLISDHIIMIPIYWTAVLCVGLYHGAYIAEVIRSGIQSIPSGQMEAALSQGFTYISAMRLIILPQAFRIILPPLTNQIVNLIKNTSTVAIISGVDLMFVTKSWSALNGNYIPAFLGAALLYFSLCFPVAQFGRKMEQANKKAYSL, from the coding sequence ATGACAGATTTATCATCTTGGACAGCCTATTTTCAGGATTTTGGACAATTTTTCAATGGTTTCCTCTTCACCCTTGCCCTAGCGATTGGATCCTTTATCCTAGCCATGGTTTTGGGCATCTTCTTCGGAGCCATGTCAACCAGTAAACGTCCGATATTGAGAATTTTGGCTCGCATCTTTGTCGAATTTTACCAAAATACTCCCCTCTTGGTGCAGTTTGTTATCGTTTTTTATGGCCTACCTCTTATCAGTGACCATATCATCATGATTCCGATTTATTGGACAGCTGTTCTCTGCGTCGGACTTTATCACGGCGCCTATATCGCTGAGGTGATTCGCTCAGGAATTCAGTCTATTCCTAGCGGTCAGATGGAGGCCGCCTTGTCGCAAGGTTTTACCTATATCAGTGCTATGCGTTTGATTATCTTGCCTCAGGCCTTTCGTATCATTCTCCCTCCTTTGACCAACCAAATCGTCAACCTCATCAAAAACACCTCCACCGTCGCTATCATCTCTGGAGTGGACTTGATGTTTGTGACCAAGTCTTGGTCAGCTCTCAATGGAAACTACATTCCAGCCTTTTTAGGCGCTGCCCTTCTCTACTTTTCTCTCTGCTTCCCTGTTGCCCAGTTTGGTCGCAAGATGGAGCAAGCCAACAAAAAAGCCTATTCACTTTAG